The following coding sequences are from one Mycolicibacterium aichiense window:
- the dinB gene encoding DNA polymerase IV yields the protein MFVSGRATILHADLDSFYASVEQRDDPTLRGRPVIVGGGVVLAANYEAKAYGVRTAMGGHQARRLCPAAVVVPPRMSAYSQASDDVFAVFRDTTPLVEPLSVDEAFLDVAGLQRLAGDPVQIGARLRDEVRDRVGLPITVGIARTKFLAKVASQEAKPDGLLLVPPERELEFLHPLPVRRLWGVGPKTADKLHGYGIDTVAQVAELGESMLASMVGPAMGRQLYSLSRNIDRRRVDTGRRRRSVGAQRALGRRRITPAELDTVVIGLVERITRRMRSAQRTGRTVVLRLRFDDFTRVTRSHTMARATGSTAPILAAARDLVAAAEPLIAERGITLIGFAVSNIDPDGAQQLELPLDGGRVETLDLDAAVDRVRRRYGNAVLTRGVLIGRDPGLEMPHLPD from the coding sequence ATGTTCGTGTCCGGCCGGGCGACCATCCTGCACGCTGATCTCGACTCGTTCTACGCCTCGGTCGAGCAGCGCGACGACCCGACACTGCGCGGCCGTCCGGTGATCGTCGGCGGCGGCGTCGTGCTGGCGGCGAACTACGAGGCCAAGGCCTACGGGGTGCGCACGGCGATGGGCGGCCACCAGGCTCGCCGGCTGTGCCCCGCGGCGGTCGTGGTCCCGCCGCGGATGTCGGCCTACAGCCAGGCCAGCGACGACGTCTTCGCGGTGTTCCGTGACACCACACCGCTGGTCGAACCCCTCTCGGTGGACGAGGCCTTCCTCGACGTCGCCGGCTTGCAGCGACTGGCCGGCGACCCGGTGCAGATCGGGGCCCGGCTGCGGGACGAGGTTCGCGACCGGGTCGGGCTGCCGATCACGGTCGGTATCGCGCGCACAAAATTCCTGGCCAAGGTCGCCAGCCAGGAAGCCAAACCCGACGGCCTGCTCTTGGTGCCGCCCGAGCGGGAACTGGAATTCCTGCATCCGCTGCCGGTGCGCAGGCTGTGGGGGGTTGGGCCCAAGACGGCCGACAAGTTGCACGGGTACGGCATCGACACCGTCGCCCAGGTCGCCGAGCTCGGGGAGTCGATGCTGGCGTCGATGGTCGGCCCGGCGATGGGCCGGCAGTTGTACTCGTTGTCCCGCAACATCGATCGGCGCCGGGTCGACACCGGCCGCAGGCGCCGCTCGGTGGGCGCCCAACGCGCGCTGGGCCGGCGCCGGATCACCCCTGCAGAGCTGGACACCGTGGTGATCGGCCTGGTCGAGCGGATCACCCGCCGGATGCGCTCAGCCCAACGCACCGGCCGAACAGTGGTGCTGCGCTTGCGTTTTGACGACTTCACCCGCGTCACCCGATCGCACACCATGGCCAGAGCCACTGGATCCACCGCACCGATCCTGGCCGCGGCACGCGACCTGGTCGCCGCCGCCGAACCATTGATAGCCGAGCGCGGCATCACGCTGATCGGCTTCGCCGTCAGCAATATCGACCCCGATGGCGCTCAGCAGCTGGAGCTTCCGCTCGACGGCGGGCGGGTCGAGACGCTGGACCTCGACGCCGCGGTCGACCGCGTCCGGCGGCGCTACGGCAACGCGGTGCTGACGCGCGGTGTACTCATCGGTCGGGATCCGGGTCTGGAGATGCCCCACCTGCCGGACTAA